One window from the genome of Rubinisphaera margarita encodes:
- a CDS encoding DUF1553 domain-containing protein: protein MRLIRILCTTFALLGVCCPQTAYSESADVDYLTQVKTLLRERCFACHGALKQEGGLRLDTAEFIKQGGDSGPAIIPGTPATESLLIERVAEPDPALRMPPEFEGEPFSSEQIEILQDWITTGAAAPADEEPEQDPSQHWAFQPVERPVVPEVKNAGWVRNPIDAWIAAGQESQGLQPQGEASRIQLLRRLSFDLTGLPPTAEEIAECLNDSSPDWYERAVERLLADPRHGERWARHWMDIWRYSDWWGFRNQLRNSQPHMWHWRDWIVESLNRDAPYDEMLRLMLAADELAPGDPDKLRATAFLARNYYIFNRTRWMDETVEHVGKGLLGLTTNCAKCHDHKFDPITHVDYYKMRAFFESYLVRMDMVPGEPKFENDGIPRVFDGLPEEPTYLHIRGDEAQPDESEVIKPGVPALLEFAPLEVEEVALPEVAAEPARQPWVLENHIAAAEQKVAAALTKQKAAEARLEKVENEAAPDGDEMTPEETPSFAPIHETFATLDETRWKLGPGDWSHSPGQVQQSLDGPQRSILQLLQNAPRDFEATLRFTIQGGSRYRSVGIAFDGPSAADGQTVDPKFLVYASAHAPGQKVQASYDDNGTWRYPGDGKKAVELELNTGYTLRLQVRGPLMNVFLDEEPTVIWQSPVPRTPGAMQLITFDALATIQEFHLTALPADVTLRTPGSAATGATDELAEARRDLKLATANTEVAQAELSSVLARAEAMRASWEKPGSEQARQLRIEAIRSEQRMAVNKANVELLNAAFALERATKDKRKAAEEKHRKAEEALAKAQKTLEQEVAEDATFTRLPGAKWSATRFQYTGKDDPEIAFPETSTGRRTALAKWVTDRRNPLTARVAVNHLWTRHFGQPLVATTFDFGRNGATPTHPELLDWLASELMDNGWSMKHIHRLIVTSSTYRMASTTTGAEQKLAKDPDNQYWWRRVPIRLESQAVRDSVLALAGTLDETMGGPSVAPNEQDKSRRRSLYFYHSNNDRNLLLTTFDEASVTECYRREQSVVPQQALALSNSELVLESSGVIAAALTKTHADEEEFIRQAFLQVLAIDATETEIAACQSAMSAWRELPDATDDSARANLIWTLINHNDFVTLR, encoded by the coding sequence ATGAGACTCATCCGCATTCTCTGCACGACATTCGCACTCCTGGGAGTGTGCTGCCCGCAGACCGCTTATTCTGAGTCCGCAGATGTGGACTACCTCACTCAGGTCAAGACGTTGCTTCGCGAGCGATGTTTCGCCTGTCACGGAGCGCTGAAGCAGGAAGGTGGGCTTCGCCTCGATACCGCCGAGTTCATCAAACAGGGAGGTGATTCTGGCCCGGCGATCATTCCCGGCACACCGGCCACGGAGAGTCTGCTTATTGAACGCGTGGCCGAGCCAGACCCGGCTCTGCGGATGCCGCCGGAGTTTGAAGGAGAGCCGTTCTCTTCCGAGCAGATCGAGATCTTGCAGGACTGGATCACCACCGGAGCCGCCGCTCCCGCGGATGAAGAACCCGAGCAGGACCCGAGTCAGCACTGGGCCTTCCAGCCTGTTGAACGCCCTGTTGTCCCCGAAGTGAAGAACGCGGGCTGGGTTCGCAATCCGATCGATGCCTGGATCGCCGCCGGACAAGAAAGCCAGGGGCTGCAGCCTCAGGGCGAAGCCTCGCGAATTCAACTGCTGCGACGACTCTCGTTCGATTTGACCGGCCTGCCGCCAACTGCCGAAGAGATTGCCGAATGTCTGAACGATTCCTCGCCGGACTGGTACGAGAGAGCGGTTGAGCGTTTACTGGCCGATCCGCGTCACGGTGAACGCTGGGCTCGGCACTGGATGGATATCTGGCGGTACAGCGACTGGTGGGGCTTCAGGAATCAGCTTCGGAATAGCCAGCCGCACATGTGGCACTGGCGGGACTGGATTGTTGAGTCATTGAACCGCGATGCTCCGTACGACGAGATGCTCCGCCTCATGCTGGCGGCTGATGAACTCGCTCCCGGCGATCCCGACAAACTTCGGGCGACGGCCTTTCTGGCCCGCAACTATTACATCTTCAACCGCACCCGCTGGATGGACGAAACCGTCGAGCATGTTGGCAAGGGGCTGCTTGGCCTGACAACGAACTGCGCGAAGTGTCACGATCACAAGTTCGATCCGATTACGCATGTTGACTATTACAAGATGCGAGCCTTCTTCGAATCCTATCTGGTCCGAATGGACATGGTTCCCGGCGAGCCCAAGTTCGAGAACGACGGCATCCCCCGCGTCTTCGACGGGTTGCCGGAAGAGCCGACGTACTTGCACATCCGCGGCGATGAGGCTCAACCGGATGAGTCGGAAGTGATCAAACCGGGCGTGCCGGCATTGTTGGAGTTTGCGCCGCTTGAGGTCGAAGAGGTCGCGCTTCCCGAAGTCGCTGCCGAACCGGCCCGGCAGCCGTGGGTTCTGGAGAATCATATCGCTGCCGCCGAGCAGAAAGTTGCGGCCGCCCTCACTAAGCAGAAGGCTGCAGAAGCGCGACTGGAAAAGGTCGAGAACGAAGCCGCTCCTGACGGCGACGAGATGACTCCGGAAGAAACGCCGTCCTTCGCTCCGATTCATGAAACCTTCGCCACGCTCGATGAGACCCGCTGGAAGCTGGGACCGGGCGACTGGAGCCACAGTCCCGGACAGGTTCAGCAATCGCTCGACGGTCCACAACGGTCGATTCTTCAGCTGTTGCAGAACGCCCCGCGTGACTTCGAAGCGACCTTACGATTCACGATTCAGGGAGGCAGCCGATATCGAAGCGTTGGGATTGCCTTCGATGGCCCCTCGGCTGCCGATGGCCAAACCGTTGACCCCAAGTTCCTGGTCTACGCCAGTGCACACGCGCCCGGCCAGAAGGTTCAGGCGTCCTACGATGACAACGGGACATGGCGATACCCGGGCGACGGGAAGAAGGCGGTGGAACTGGAGTTGAATACGGGATACACCCTCCGGCTGCAGGTTCGCGGTCCGCTGATGAATGTCTTCCTTGATGAGGAACCAACGGTCATCTGGCAGTCTCCGGTTCCGAGGACGCCGGGAGCGATGCAGCTCATCACGTTTGATGCCCTGGCGACGATTCAGGAGTTTCATCTCACGGCCCTGCCGGCCGATGTGACGCTGAGAACACCAGGCTCGGCAGCCACGGGCGCAACCGATGAACTGGCCGAAGCACGACGCGACCTGAAACTGGCGACCGCCAATACTGAGGTCGCACAGGCCGAGTTGAGCAGCGTTCTCGCCCGAGCAGAAGCGATGAGAGCTTCGTGGGAGAAACCCGGTTCAGAACAGGCCCGACAACTGCGCATCGAAGCGATTCGCTCCGAACAGCGTATGGCGGTCAATAAGGCGAATGTCGAACTCCTCAACGCCGCCTTTGCACTGGAGCGAGCCACCAAAGATAAGCGGAAGGCCGCCGAAGAGAAGCACAGGAAAGCGGAGGAGGCTCTGGCCAAAGCGCAGAAAACGCTTGAGCAGGAGGTTGCCGAAGACGCGACGTTCACAAGATTGCCGGGAGCCAAATGGTCAGCGACCCGGTTTCAGTACACCGGCAAGGACGATCCTGAAATCGCCTTCCCGGAAACGAGCACGGGCCGTCGCACGGCTCTCGCAAAATGGGTCACTGATCGTCGCAATCCCCTCACTGCTCGGGTCGCCGTGAATCATCTCTGGACTCGGCACTTCGGGCAGCCACTGGTGGCGACGACCTTTGATTTCGGTCGCAACGGGGCGACTCCGACTCATCCCGAATTGCTCGACTGGCTTGCTTCCGAGCTCATGGACAATGGCTGGAGCATGAAGCATATCCATCGCCTGATCGTGACTTCGAGCACGTATCGCATGGCGTCGACAACGACCGGAGCGGAACAGAAGCTCGCGAAAGACCCGGATAACCAGTACTGGTGGAGACGCGTTCCGATTCGCCTCGAATCGCAGGCCGTTCGCGATTCCGTGCTCGCTCTCGCGGGAACGCTCGATGAAACCATGGGCGGGCCGAGCGTTGCTCCGAATGAACAGGACAAGTCGCGACGACGCAGCCTTTACTTCTATCATTCGAACAACGATCGAAACCTGTTGCTTACGACCTTCGATGAAGCATCGGTCACCGAGTGCTATCGCCGCGAACAGAGTGTGGTGCCACAGCAGGCACTGGCACTTTCGAACAGCGAACTGGTGCTCGAATCGTCCGGTGTGATCGCCGCTGCCCTGACGAAAACGCATGCGGACGAAGAAGAATTCATCCGACAGGCATTCCTGCAAGTGCTGGCAATCGATGCCACTGAGACTGAGATTGCCGCCTGTCAGTCTGCTATGTCTGCCTGGAGAGAGTTGCCTGATGCGACCGACGACTCGGCTCGGGCCAATCTGATCTGGACGCTGATCAATCACAACGATTTTGTCACGCTGCGCTAG
- a CDS encoding DUF1501 domain-containing protein: MNDYQLNHCQRRTFLADMGMGFTGLALGAMLQNESRAHEAAWAPPTGDPHFQPKAKSVIWLFMNGGVSQMESFDPKPMLSKYGGKTIAETPFADTQDPEKLALARVSAPDANGNQRNKLYPLQIGHKKHGESGIEISDWFPHIAKQADKLAVVRSMYTTDSNHGAQTQFHSGRHLNDGAFPTLGAWVHYGLGALNENLPQFISMGKREYWNKRDGHYLGPAHDAVPMRVDPKNPLDFSKPEVEFSRSAQEIGQDLIQQLNNQRQIEYPRDQAMAARIASYELAFRMQTSIPNIVDFSQESAATQERYGLNQPHCRDFGMQLLAARRLVEQGVRFIQIQHGGGGAGAWDAHGKLKANHTRNSLAVDQPIGALLQDLDQRGMLDETLVVFASEFGRTPGSQGSDGRDHHIYGFSVWMAGGGLKRGVVHGATDEIGFHAIENRHYVTDIHATILKQLGLDSRKLEIPGRKRLEIDHGHPIDEIIA; the protein is encoded by the coding sequence ATGAACGACTATCAGCTGAACCATTGCCAGCGACGAACCTTTCTGGCCGACATGGGCATGGGGTTCACCGGCCTCGCTCTCGGCGCGATGCTGCAGAATGAATCGCGCGCTCACGAAGCCGCCTGGGCCCCGCCCACGGGTGATCCGCACTTTCAGCCCAAGGCGAAGAGCGTTATCTGGCTCTTCATGAACGGCGGCGTCAGTCAGATGGAGAGCTTCGACCCCAAGCCGATGCTCTCGAAGTACGGCGGAAAAACGATCGCCGAAACTCCCTTCGCCGATACACAGGATCCGGAGAAACTCGCACTGGCCCGCGTCTCCGCTCCTGATGCGAACGGCAACCAGCGAAACAAGCTTTATCCGCTGCAGATTGGTCACAAGAAACACGGCGAAAGCGGGATCGAGATCAGCGACTGGTTTCCGCATATCGCGAAGCAGGCCGACAAGCTGGCGGTTGTGCGGTCGATGTATACCACCGACAGCAACCACGGGGCACAGACCCAGTTTCATTCGGGCCGCCATCTCAACGACGGTGCGTTCCCCACGTTGGGCGCCTGGGTGCACTATGGGCTCGGGGCACTCAACGAGAATCTGCCGCAGTTCATTTCCATGGGCAAACGCGAGTACTGGAACAAGCGGGACGGGCACTATCTGGGGCCCGCTCACGATGCCGTGCCGATGCGAGTTGATCCGAAGAACCCCCTCGATTTCAGCAAGCCGGAAGTCGAGTTCTCGCGGTCCGCTCAGGAGATCGGCCAGGATCTCATTCAGCAGCTCAACAACCAGCGTCAGATCGAGTACCCCCGTGATCAGGCGATGGCGGCTCGGATTGCCTCCTACGAGCTGGCCTTCCGGATGCAGACATCGATTCCCAACATCGTCGACTTCTCGCAGGAGTCGGCGGCGACGCAGGAGAGGTACGGACTGAACCAGCCGCATTGCCGGGACTTTGGAATGCAACTGCTCGCTGCCCGCCGGCTTGTTGAGCAGGGCGTGCGCTTTATTCAGATCCAGCATGGCGGCGGCGGAGCAGGGGCGTGGGATGCTCACGGAAAGCTGAAAGCCAACCACACGAGGAACTCGCTCGCCGTCGATCAACCGATCGGGGCGTTGTTGCAGGATCTCGATCAGCGGGGCATGCTCGACGAAACACTTGTGGTCTTCGCATCGGAGTTCGGGCGGACACCCGGCTCGCAGGGAAGCGACGGTCGCGACCATCACATCTACGGCTTCTCCGTCTGGATGGCAGGGGGCGGGCTGAAACGCGGCGTCGTGCATGGAGCCACCGATGAGATCGGCTTCCACGCCATCGAGAATCGGCATTACGTCACCGACATCCACGCGACAATCCTCAAGCAGCTCGGCCTCGATTCCCGCAAACTCGAGATCCCCGGACGGAAACGACTCGAGATCGACCACGGTCATCCGATCGACGAAATCATTGCCTAA
- a CDS encoding sulfatase family protein, with product MTVIRSLLLCAVCCSSGAFSTTIQADVVPVPETVASEKIEGAKPRNVVFILSDDHRYDAMSFMGHPLAKTPHMDAMARNGAHLKNAFVTTSLCSPSRASILTGLYTFRHRVIDNQRPVPEGTLFFPQYLQDAGYKTGFIGKWHMGHVSDEPRPGFDYWFSFKGQGNYYPPSENYTLNDNGKRVPQDGYITTLLTRKAVEFLEQQSDSEQPFFLYLSHKAVHGPFTPEPKYKGTLKDVPFELPESSEPVTDNLRNRPRWLLDQRNSWHGMDFPLHTDTPVEDYYKSYCEALRTVDDSIGSVMEQLKKMGIYDDTVVIYMGDNGYMFGEYGLIDKRVAYETSSRVPMLMQCPSLIKGGTVVDEVVANIDIAPTVMEAMGLKKPTHMDGQSFLPLAQGQSIPWRDYFLYVYYWEQNFPQTPTHFSLRGDQYKYTTYYGLWDTDELYDIQADPMEQTNLIHEPSYEKIKNQMQKRLYEMMDELGGMQVPLNPPRGRQRNKRLRDRNGVESADFPEAFIVDEPLRKELVD from the coding sequence ATGACTGTGATCCGAAGTCTGTTGTTGTGTGCCGTCTGTTGCAGTTCCGGGGCCTTCTCAACAACGATCCAGGCCGACGTCGTCCCCGTGCCCGAGACCGTGGCTTCAGAGAAGATCGAAGGTGCGAAGCCGCGGAACGTGGTCTTCATCCTTTCCGACGACCATCGCTACGACGCGATGAGTTTCATGGGACATCCGCTGGCGAAGACGCCGCACATGGATGCGATGGCCAGGAACGGCGCTCACCTGAAGAACGCCTTCGTGACGACGTCTCTCTGCTCGCCGAGCCGGGCTTCGATTCTGACCGGGCTGTATACGTTCCGGCATCGCGTCATCGACAATCAGCGTCCCGTTCCCGAAGGAACGCTGTTCTTTCCGCAGTATCTGCAGGACGCCGGCTATAAGACCGGGTTCATTGGCAAATGGCACATGGGACACGTCAGCGACGAGCCTCGTCCCGGCTTCGATTACTGGTTCAGCTTCAAAGGGCAGGGGAATTACTACCCGCCGAGCGAGAATTACACGCTCAACGATAATGGCAAGCGTGTCCCCCAGGACGGCTACATCACCACACTGCTGACCCGCAAAGCGGTCGAGTTTCTGGAGCAGCAGTCCGATTCCGAGCAGCCGTTCTTTCTGTACCTGTCGCACAAAGCCGTGCACGGACCGTTTACGCCGGAACCGAAGTACAAGGGAACGCTGAAGGATGTTCCGTTTGAGTTGCCGGAGTCGAGTGAGCCCGTCACCGACAATCTTCGCAACCGCCCCCGCTGGCTGCTCGATCAGCGAAACAGCTGGCACGGGATGGACTTCCCTCTCCACACCGACACTCCGGTAGAGGACTATTACAAGAGCTACTGCGAAGCCCTGCGTACCGTCGATGACAGCATCGGCTCGGTGATGGAACAGCTGAAGAAGATGGGCATCTACGATGACACGGTCGTCATCTACATGGGCGACAACGGCTACATGTTCGGTGAGTACGGACTGATTGATAAGCGTGTCGCTTACGAGACCTCCAGTCGAGTGCCGATGCTCATGCAGTGTCCCTCACTCATCAAGGGCGGCACGGTCGTCGATGAAGTCGTCGCCAATATCGACATCGCTCCGACCGTAATGGAAGCGATGGGGCTGAAGAAGCCGACTCACATGGATGGCCAGAGTTTCCTTCCGCTTGCTCAGGGCCAGTCGATTCCGTGGCGGGACTATTTTCTCTACGTCTACTACTGGGAGCAGAACTTCCCGCAGACGCCGACGCACTTCTCACTGCGAGGCGATCAGTACAAGTACACGACCTATTACGGCCTTTGGGATACCGATGAACTTTACGACATCCAGGCCGATCCCATGGAGCAGACGAATCTCATCCACGAGCCGTCTTATGAGAAGATCAAGAACCAGATGCAGAAACGTCTCTACGAGATGATGGACGAACTTGGCGGCATGCAGGTCCCACTCAATCCTCCGCGAGGACGTCAGCGGAACAAGCGTCTGCGTGATCGGAACGGCGTGGAGTCCGCCGACTTTCCGGAAGCCTTCATCGTCGATGAACCTTTACGTAAAGAACTGGTCGATTAG
- a CDS encoding PVC-type heme-binding CxxCH protein: MIRISLVVLLMLASHAGLALAEEARPWASKEKTRFTPTVHHPNIKTVTLFAENPDIVTPVGIAVAPDGRVFVQENHTHKRTSDYQGPETDRILVFEDSDGDGVADKRSIFYEGHTFSTDLLFGPDGHLYVSTRWFIGRFRDAATKSKADGEPEKLVVCETEGDYPHNGVGGLAIDPAHPDWLAFGFGENLGVDYAFVGSDGVRLSGGGEGGSTYRCRTDGTQLERLSTGHWNAFGMAYDLAGNLYSTDNDPNATPPNRLLHIIPGADFGYEYRYGRSGQHPLVCWFGENPGTLGMCGALGEAACGVIAHGPEKLLTASWTDNRVDLHTLKPNGASFQATREPFLTGPDDFRPVHFSYSNDGRYLYFTDWVKISYPVHGHGRIWRIEFKEPVRLDPEFPRETPARPSPQQALKLLGSDDPYVRTQAMHVLTRHPDVLSGFDWQSVECPLVRSHAAVTLKRIDPIQNAAVVPDLLADEASAVRFVGIKWIADADLKQYRSTLEQLLDRSDLTRRDLRAIIAALASIGGEAGREFFPDDQLAEIAVDASRSPRLRGLALQSVNSSSGRLQVGTLYSLSREQDELLRREAIRLLVIHPDPGRAKRLAEVAADESLDDSLRADAIAGLAPFAEQHQSILNELAASSSEVIASEASRTLSTAESQQRKLEPKPELSDLPAWKKLVWEADGSPNPEVGRRLFFHAKLGNCFSCHAMNGRGHDIGPDLSTIRNQTGVSSDWLLKHIVNPSAEMAPYYRPQQLITVDGKVRIGLIVGREGQKQAYVGPDGQIFLLDKNDIEERRELTTSVMPNGLLDRLSPEEIRDLLAYLLEGDEN, from the coding sequence ATGATTCGTATCTCGCTGGTCGTTCTCTTGATGCTGGCCAGTCACGCAGGTCTGGCTCTGGCAGAGGAAGCTCGCCCCTGGGCGTCGAAGGAGAAGACTCGCTTCACTCCGACCGTGCATCATCCCAACATCAAGACCGTGACGTTGTTCGCGGAGAACCCGGACATCGTCACGCCGGTCGGGATCGCCGTCGCTCCGGATGGTCGCGTCTTCGTGCAGGAGAACCACACCCATAAGCGGACTTCGGACTACCAGGGCCCGGAGACCGATCGCATTCTCGTCTTCGAAGATAGCGACGGGGACGGCGTGGCCGACAAGAGATCGATCTTCTACGAAGGGCACACCTTCAGCACCGATCTGCTGTTCGGACCGGATGGGCATCTCTATGTGAGTACCCGCTGGTTTATCGGGCGGTTCCGGGATGCCGCGACGAAGTCGAAGGCGGACGGCGAGCCGGAGAAGCTCGTGGTTTGCGAAACGGAGGGCGACTATCCCCACAACGGCGTCGGCGGACTGGCGATCGATCCCGCTCATCCCGACTGGCTGGCGTTTGGTTTCGGAGAGAACCTGGGGGTCGACTATGCGTTTGTCGGCAGCGATGGCGTGCGTCTGTCCGGTGGCGGAGAAGGGGGCTCGACGTATCGCTGCCGAACCGATGGCACTCAACTGGAGCGACTGAGCACCGGCCACTGGAACGCCTTCGGAATGGCGTATGATCTGGCCGGCAATCTGTATTCAACCGACAACGATCCGAACGCCACGCCGCCGAACCGGTTGCTGCACATCATTCCCGGGGCCGACTTCGGCTACGAGTATCGCTATGGCCGCTCGGGCCAGCATCCGCTCGTCTGCTGGTTCGGTGAGAATCCCGGCACGCTGGGGATGTGCGGGGCTCTCGGCGAAGCCGCCTGTGGTGTGATCGCTCATGGACCAGAGAAACTGCTCACGGCATCGTGGACCGATAACCGTGTCGACCTCCATACGCTGAAACCGAACGGAGCGTCTTTTCAAGCAACACGCGAACCGTTCCTCACCGGCCCCGATGATTTTCGGCCGGTGCACTTTTCGTACTCAAACGACGGTCGCTATCTCTACTTCACCGACTGGGTGAAGATCTCGTACCCGGTTCACGGCCATGGCCGCATCTGGCGAATCGAGTTCAAAGAGCCGGTTCGTCTCGATCCAGAATTCCCTCGCGAGACGCCGGCTCGTCCATCTCCACAGCAGGCACTCAAGCTGTTGGGAAGCGATGACCCTTACGTTCGTACACAGGCGATGCATGTTCTCACCCGTCATCCGGACGTCTTGAGTGGTTTCGACTGGCAGAGCGTTGAATGCCCGTTAGTTCGATCTCACGCCGCCGTGACGTTGAAACGCATCGATCCCATCCAGAACGCGGCGGTTGTTCCCGACCTGCTGGCCGATGAGGCTTCCGCTGTCCGTTTCGTCGGAATCAAATGGATCGCCGATGCGGACCTCAAACAGTATCGATCAACCCTGGAACAACTTCTTGATCGGTCCGATCTGACCCGTCGCGACCTGCGGGCGATCATCGCCGCACTGGCGAGCATCGGGGGAGAAGCGGGGAGAGAGTTCTTCCCCGACGACCAGCTGGCGGAGATCGCCGTCGACGCGAGTCGATCTCCGAGGTTGCGGGGCCTGGCGCTGCAAAGTGTCAATTCGAGTTCAGGACGGCTCCAGGTCGGAACGCTGTACTCCTTGAGTCGGGAGCAGGACGAACTGCTACGGCGGGAAGCGATCCGACTTCTGGTGATTCATCCCGATCCGGGCCGGGCGAAGCGGCTCGCGGAAGTGGCCGCCGACGAGTCCCTCGATGACAGTCTCAGAGCCGACGCAATCGCCGGGCTCGCCCCGTTCGCCGAGCAGCATCAATCGATCCTCAATGAACTGGCGGCCAGTTCCAGTGAAGTGATCGCGTCCGAAGCGAGCCGGACCCTCTCCACGGCTGAGTCGCAGCAGCGAAAGCTCGAACCGAAACCCGAACTCAGCGATCTTCCCGCCTGGAAGAAGCTGGTTTGGGAAGCGGATGGCAGCCCGAATCCCGAAGTCGGTCGTCGCCTCTTCTTCCATGCCAAACTCGGAAACTGTTTCAGCTGCCATGCCATGAATGGTCGAGGCCACGACATCGGTCCGGACCTGTCGACGATCCGGAATCAGACCGGAGTCTCTTCCGACTGGCTGCTCAAACACATCGTCAACCCGAGCGCCGAGATGGCACCCTACTATCGGCCGCAACAACTCATCACCGTCGACGGCAAGGTCCGTATCGGCCTTATTGTCGGTCGGGAAGGGCAGAAGCAGGCCTATGTCGGCCCCGATGGCCAGATCTTCCTGCTCGACAAGAACGACATCGAAGAGCGACGTGAACTCACGACGTCAGTCATGCCCAACGGCCTGCTCGACCGCCTGAGTCCGGAGGAGATTCGCGATTTGCTGGCGTATCTTCTGGAGGGGGACGAAAACTGA
- a CDS encoding glycosyltransferase family 2 protein, translating into MIDASVLTIVKGRRPHLENQLRGLEQSIVSPKEWVIVGMDEDPPQLESAHFPIRLGRVNSSGQGEIPLAQARNRAASLASSPLLVFLDVDCIPSPGLMETFGRVIADSPQLWMGTIGYLPPDAASRDWTFDDLAGKAIEHPLLPKLDGADCLSSDRYELFWSLNFAIPAELFSRIGGFDENYAGYGAEDTDFAFMAREQGIPFGFAAARAYHQHHAVCKPPLNHFRSILINAERFRQKWGLWPMEKWLRQFDELGLIDFNANSNELAILKDPTESQIREATVNTPAGF; encoded by the coding sequence ATGATCGACGCAAGCGTGTTGACGATCGTCAAAGGACGGCGTCCACATCTCGAGAATCAACTTCGGGGACTGGAGCAATCGATCGTGTCGCCGAAGGAATGGGTCATCGTCGGAATGGACGAAGATCCTCCCCAGCTTGAGTCCGCTCACTTTCCGATTCGCCTGGGACGGGTGAACTCGAGTGGACAGGGCGAAATCCCACTCGCACAGGCCCGGAACCGAGCCGCTTCACTGGCCTCCAGTCCGCTGCTCGTTTTTCTCGATGTCGACTGCATCCCGTCGCCCGGCCTCATGGAAACGTTCGGCCGCGTGATTGCAGACTCTCCACAACTCTGGATGGGGACGATCGGCTATCTTCCTCCTGACGCCGCTTCCCGGGACTGGACTTTCGACGACCTTGCCGGGAAAGCGATCGAACATCCCCTGCTTCCGAAGCTCGACGGAGCGGACTGTCTGTCCTCGGACCGTTACGAACTCTTCTGGTCCCTGAACTTCGCGATCCCGGCTGAGCTGTTCTCGCGGATCGGTGGTTTCGACGAAAACTACGCCGGCTATGGAGCGGAAGATACCGATTTCGCGTTCATGGCTCGCGAACAGGGCATTCCCTTCGGCTTCGCCGCGGCCCGGGCCTATCACCAGCATCATGCCGTTTGCAAACCGCCCCTGAACCACTTCCGCTCAATCCTGATCAACGCCGAACGCTTCCGACAGAAGTGGGGACTCTGGCCGATGGAAAAATGGCTTCGCCAGTTCGACGAACTCGGCCTGATCGACTTCAATGCCAACTCCAATGAACTGGCGATTCTCAAAGATCCGACCGAGAGTCAGATTCGCGAAGCGACCGTGAATACCCCTGCAGGATTCTGA
- a CDS encoding glycosyl transferase family 28 protein, with translation MTFPLIGYYTHYHGFGHQRRAEAILAHVRNPAWVISSRMNPRDWCVPPGTQFLDLPCDDEDLLEEGLTRSGDVPGVHYVPLWAPNCRQRIADYTAWMATERPSLVVVDVSVEISLLTRMATIPQIVMRQHGQRDDDAHENAYHAAERLLAPFPEMLEDDITPEWVRQKTLYLGGFARSVAPVSRVEARDQLQLSNEERVVVVMTGRGGHARTPSQIVEAARATQDWQWHVIGGIEEHDADSSPDNVTWHGWVSNPEVYINACDVLVTAAGHNSVMEAGRDRVRMIAIPEDRPFREQERKVAVLDREQLAIGQTQWPEPQHWPALLEQAMQLDLSRWDAVFNGNGAEQAARLIEEIADWSADRFQQIDQPASGVMA, from the coding sequence TTGACGTTCCCCCTGATCGGATACTACACCCACTACCACGGCTTCGGACATCAACGCCGAGCGGAAGCAATTCTCGCCCACGTTCGTAATCCCGCCTGGGTCATTTCCAGCCGAATGAACCCGCGGGACTGGTGCGTCCCTCCTGGCACGCAGTTTCTGGATCTCCCCTGCGATGACGAGGATCTCCTCGAAGAAGGGCTGACGCGAAGCGGGGATGTTCCCGGCGTGCACTATGTCCCTCTCTGGGCTCCGAACTGCCGGCAGCGAATCGCCGACTACACCGCATGGATGGCGACGGAACGTCCTTCGCTGGTCGTGGTCGATGTTTCCGTAGAGATCTCTCTTTTGACCCGCATGGCAACGATTCCACAGATCGTGATGCGTCAACACGGCCAGCGCGACGACGACGCTCATGAGAACGCCTATCACGCGGCAGAACGTCTGCTCGCGCCGTTCCCGGAAATGCTGGAAGATGACATCACTCCTGAATGGGTGCGGCAGAAGACGCTTTACCTCGGCGGCTTTGCCCGTTCGGTCGCACCCGTCAGCCGAGTCGAAGCAAGGGATCAACTTCAGCTGTCGAACGAGGAGCGAGTCGTCGTCGTCATGACCGGTCGCGGCGGGCACGCACGAACGCCGTCCCAGATTGTGGAGGCCGCCCGGGCGACCCAGGACTGGCAATGGCACGTGATTGGAGGGATCGAGGAACACGACGCCGATTCGTCCCCCGACAATGTGACCTGGCACGGCTGGGTCAGCAATCCCGAAGTCTACATTAACGCCTGCGATGTTCTGGTGACCGCAGCCGGACACAACAGCGTGATGGAAGCCGGCCGGGACCGCGTGCGGATGATTGCGATTCCGGAAGACCGTCCCTTCCGGGAACAGGAACGGAAAGTGGCCGTTCTCGACCGTGAGCAACTCGCCATCGGCCAAACGCAATGGCCCGAGCCGCAACACTGGCCGGCCCTTCTGGAGCAAGCGATGCAACTTGATCTGAGTCGATGGGACGCGGTTTTCAACGGCAATGGAGCCGAGCAGGCTGCCCGGTTGATCGAAGAGATTGCAGACTGGTCGGCAGACCGCTTTCAACAGATTGATCAACCGGCGTCCGGGGTGATGGCATGA